The following is a genomic window from Aphelocoma coerulescens isolate FSJ_1873_10779 chromosome 5, UR_Acoe_1.0, whole genome shotgun sequence.
GGAAGGGAAACATtgtgcttatttttttctttaattaaccCGGTGATGATTCAGTGAAGTAACATTACTATAACTGAGAAAAAGGTCTTCCTGAACAGGCTGCCACTTCCCCGTCAGGTCTGAGGGGtaagcacagctctgtgtgcacCCTCTCACCCTTTGCCAGTCAGAATAAGCCAGCTTAGCATAAGCAAGCTGAAGAATTGGCCTTTGTTGAAATGGTTTATTTTGGCTGACACAGGCAAATGTTCAGTCAGAGAGATCTGAGGAGATGGAGACCACATGAGCATCCAGGAGCATGTGGCTGTTCAGCCCATGTAGCTGCAGCTGTGAGATGACAGGTGTCCAGGGCCTCATTTTCTCTTCATGCCTTTCAGGCTTTTGTTGGTATATGGCTTATAATTTATAGAGCATGCCTGAGCTCTCCAATATATAGCCAAAGTGGTCATTGAAGACGGTTTGAACTGTGTAAGATTTTCAAGATGACTAAAAGACTCAGAAGGTATTAGGTAGGTCACATCCTTGCAGTGACACGGAATTTGGTGCAAGGTTCTCAGGTACTCATTTACCTTCTTGTCAGGTTTTGCAGCCTGTACTCACTGACTGCACACATGAGCATAGAGAGGCTTCTTAAAGTCAGTCCAGGTATGTTtgcaggagctgtggcagcagcagtgacatcTGTGGTGCACATGTGACTATAAACTCCCAGATGTTGTTCTGGACACGTCTCACATATGTGTTTGTACCTGAGACAGATACCTAGATTCCCATTACAGTTAATGAGGAGGAATAAGTCCTTCTCTGATCTACAGTCATAGATTTCTAAAGCTACACAGAACAATCCCCACCTTAGGAGGCTCAGTTGTGTTGCTTATCAGTGAATACAAAGTTCCACATTTTTAAAGGTAGCATCTTCACTGCTACTTCTAAAAGCTTTAATTGCATAGCTGAATTTCTTAGTACTGATATATCTTTGCAATTCTGAGCTTTGCAATTGTTTCCCTCTTGCAACTGCTACTTAGGATGCAAAAAAATGCATTGAAAATTGAACCCACCAAACAGGGTATCCCATGTTTAAGTGCAGAAACTATTATTTCTCGCAACACTCAGAGTCATCTCAGAGTCTTCTTTGCTGATTTGAATCTAGATCTCCATGAAGAGATGCCAAGAATTTTTAGCCAAAAGGACATAACTATCTTTTAATCTGCAGCAACGTTGATAGTCTTTCATCTCAGTGGTTTTAGCTACTCTAAATGCATTATTTGCCATAAGGGATCAAGAGAAGGGTGCTCGTCCTCCTCTTCTTACTACTAGAAGGTTGACACAAATTATTATCCTGACCCAATAAAGCACTGAAACCTCAAATGGGTTAATTTCTCAGGCCTTGATCTCATCATCCTCTGCCAAAAGTTAGTGTCAGTTTCCTGGCTGTATAAAGTCAGTATAGGTAGTTACAATTAATTTAAAGATACCATTAAATGAAACTTGATCAGGTTAggaaacaggaaggaaaaacctAGAATGGAAAACTGTGGGAGGGTCTGAAGTTCACTGGCCACTTCAAATGACTGAAACATTTGTAAAATAGAGTCTCAGCAGTTTATTTGCTTGCTAAGCATGGGAGGAAAAATGATTTGGACTGGCGATGATacctcttttcttctgttttgtagAAAAGTTAGTGTACAATCTCCTTGGCTTTGATCATGGAAATTCCTTTCTAGAGTAGTTTTAGATCACCAACTGGTTTGTTAATGCCTCTGATTGTGTAGCTGTTTTTAATATGGGCAGCCTGGTTCTCAGTTCAGGTCAAGAGCAACCGTCCTAGTAATTGAAAGACGTGCAGGTTATGGGTTGGCCTTGATCCACTGTAAACATGTAGGGCAGAATCAGTGGTAGCATTTGTGACTATTGTTACTCACATGGACAGACAAGGCACTTGAAGAAAGACATCTGTGAGCTGGTCTTGATGTTAACACTGCTGGTTAACCTCATTGCAATGGGGCCTGTTGAACTGAATCATGATGCCATGGCATCTTCTCATCTTGTGGAAACACAGCCTTGCAATCTGTTGTGTGAAGGCCTGGAACCAGGCTGCACAGCACACTTACCCTCTGCAGCTGATATACACTCCAGAGTACAGGAACCACATCAAACATTGACCATAACAAAGGGAAAATCAATTTAGTCAGTTTGgttccaggaaaaaaatgacagCCCAGTCAGAGTATTTGATCTGCCTTGCTAAATCAGATCTGTCAGCTTGTCACCCCTGGCTGTGCCACACAGTTGTGTTAGCTGGTCCGTGACCTCCTATTGGAATCCTGGCCTCAGTTTAGCTAAAAAGCCAAGATAGAGTGTGAGCTGGGAGTAAATTGTCCTACTTGTCACTGGACTGCTTTGCCAAGGGCACATGTTGGTAAACTCATCAGAGAGTAGTCTAATGCCCATGCTATGAATGCATGAGACAGGGGCGAAAAATCCTGCTGTGACAAACTCCTACTACTGAGCGTGTCTTCCTCATAAAAACACTCAGTGATTGTTTCATGTATTTAGTCTGATGCAACAATTAATTAATGGGTAATGGGATTGAGGCCATTAATAATATATGTGTAAAGGTAACATCCTTGTTTTGAGTTCTCATCTCAGTTACCACTTGGTTGTTGGCCTTTTGAGaggtaaaataaagaaaaatagagaaaacgGCCTAATTGAGGTAATTtatgtattctgttttaaaagaacCTGGTAAAACACTCTTTTAAGATgtgttttaaatgtaaatatctGACATAAATTATTGACAgtaatgtgtatatatatatatacacacatacctattcacatatatatatttcagaGAGTTGCCATGCTCCTGCATCAAAGTTCATGGTTTTTCCTCTGTCAAAGGACAGGCTTTATTAGCTGCCTTTAGAGTCTGTGAAAATAGCTGTCAAacaacactgctccaaaaaGCACTCAAGATTGTTTTGGTCCTTGTGAAAACTGGAGGTTACACTCAAAGTGCATGCTAAGTTGTTGCCTTGCAATGAGAACAGGCTAATACATTAGGAAATAGAACCTTTTATCCAGGGAAGATTGTATTTGAAAGCTAGGGCTGTTGTTTTGCTGTGGTTACAATTTTGCAGTACCTCATGATATCATCTAAATTTCATGTTATGCTGTtgaaagtaaaatataaatgcCCTTAAATCCCTTTTCATCTTCTTAGAaagtgtgtatatgtgtgtgtgaggCATCAGATACCTTCCAGTCAGCacttctctgcagctgctgcagtagCTTGCTAAAATAtgcacttgtttgtttatttagttttaattatttaaaaaattcagtAATCGTTTGAGTGGGAAGTGGCTCAGCAGGgcagttgcaaagaaaatgagatgtgTGACTTTGGGTCCAGACATCATACAGCTATGTCTTCTGGTACAGTTATGTAAGGGTTGAATGTAGCCCAGCCAAAAGATGAAATTTTAACAGATTTTTTGTAACTTGCTGATCTCTGTTTTTATGAAACATTTGTTCATAAGCACATAATGATataggcagggagcagggagaattCCTAGTTCCTGATTGCTTTATCAGAATTCTGCTCATGGAGAAGCCAAAATTGTGAAAGTACGGCTAGACTCCTTCTCCCATACTAATATTTTATGTCTAATACTACTTATTTATAGAATGGAGCaattcaaacacatttttcaaGCAGGagctagaaagagaaaaataagctGAAATTGCTTGCAATAGTTGAACAATCTGAACTCCATTTTAACAAAGGGGGGAATAGATCAGAATTTATAAAGTGTGGAGTTAAGTATTGTTAAAGCTATATTTTATTTGAAGTGTTGTATATAATTTACTGACTTTCTCATTAGATTAATTGAGccctgttgggttttttcaaacAGATATTCACCCATgttctgcaaagccctgcaccAATAATTCAACATGTATAGAGACTGGTGATGGAGGATATATTTGTCTGTGTGCCCAGGGATTTACGGGAAAAAACTGCCATCTCAAGAAAGGACCCTGCATTATTAATGGGTAAATATTGATTTCTGCCATGCATTTAAAATCTACACTTCTATTATTCAGAATTCTTTGCTAAGTGGAAGTATGTCTGTGCTAGAATACATCATGCTTCTGATAGTTGCTGATATTATTATCAAACTTTACAAATCTGATCTATTAATATTGTAAAGACTTAATAGATTATCAGTGTGACTCTATGTGCACAACTTGAGTACTAAAAGTGCTAATTTGCACATTTTATTGTGGTGAATTTATGCCTTCTCGTGATTTTCATAAACAAACTTGAAGTGACTCCCATCCTGCATTCTCACCTCTGGTGAGGGATAACTTACACAAAGCCTAATAAACAGTAGTCAGCACACAAGCTGTCAGCATGAAAACACCAGTATGTCCTTTTTTCTTAACCAACATATAATAATATGTCCATAGTTAAATGAAGGAGACACTTCCATCAGAACAGGGAGACCATTGCTCTCTATCCTCTAAAAGAAATGGGACATTAAGGACAGCAGTGCCAGTAGATTGAAGGAGGTGATCCTTCTCCTCTGCTCAATCTTGGTGAGACATATCTGGATTGCTGGCTCCAGTTCTGGGCTACCCAATATAAAAAGGACACAGCCATACTGGAATGAGTCCAGTGAAGGGCCGTGGATACGATTAATGAATGGGAACATTTCTCCTATAAAGACATACTGAGAGCTGGGtcatttagcctggagaagagcagaCTCTGGGGAAATTACCCATGTGTGAGTACCTGATGAGGGGAAGCAAAGATGACAGAGCCAGACTTCTCATAGAGATTCCCAGTGGAAGGGCAAAAGGCAATGGGCACAGACTAAAGAACTTCCAGCAAAGTCACTGGTagaacttctttaaaaaaagaagacctTTCAATGTTATAGATAATGTGAATTGGGGTTTCTGTTGAAATCTAGAAGCATGTGCTGTCTTCTAGCTCATCAAAGTTCTGATCCCATAAACATACAAAATGCCTTTCTGGTGGATACAAGCTTGGTAAAACTATCACTCTAAAATCACTGTTTTCTTTTAGGAGATTGCCTTCTTGTTCTCTAGCTCTATATTGGTACCCTCTGGTTCTCTTTTTGCTCAGCGATAGATAATTATGAGTATTCAGATCTACCTTATGACTGAACCTTCCTGAAGACTTGTACAATCTCGTTTAAGGAACATTAACACCTCTCACTCTCTCTGGCAAGAATTGCCATTCTTTCACAACTACATGTCAGTAgaatttttttgccattgcttttAGTTGGGGGATACTCACACAGTTCTGTCTAGGTTTACTTTCAGCTTCTAAGATAGCTACtctgttttgcccatttttcttCACTGACAATGAGGAAATTTAAGTTCCTTGAAAGAGTAATGGATCACATCCAAGCTACTTGCCTAATATGGGGGATGTGAAtagctttttctgcttttcatctgTAGAGCAAATATTTCAGTAATTCAATGTGGACATATATACTAGCTATCCCAAAAAATAGGTGAGTTCCAAAAATACAGCATCAACAAAATAACACAGATTAGTTCTGTGTATTTCCTTAAAACCCTTTTGGTTTTAAATTGCTGAAACTACTTTTTTTGGTGTTGGTACTCTGTTTTTGGACTGAATGTTGAACTAGTCTGGAAATTATGAACAATTTTTCTCAAGAAAGCAACATACTTGAGATAGTGATTCTTTTTCTCTAGGAAGCTGTCTTTTTCAGGAAAATGAGTAGCAGGCTCTGCAAATCTGCATTTAGTTCAAAAAGACAACTTTGTCAGCATAAGCACTCCATGTCTGCTAATAATTCACAGTCCACCAGAGAGTGCATCCCACATCCTAGAAGGAGACCTCCTCGGATGGTGTCATTTCATTCACATCTCACTTCCTCTCGGTTCCTCTCTATCTCAGTGGCATTACTGCCAGCTTCTTAGTTAATATTCACAGATGGAGCCAGGACAATTCACAAATCAAAGTGTTTATTCTAGTCTGTTTACATATATCTGCATTAGTGAACTCTGTGTGATGTTTTGAGGTTTTGCTTTGAAGCAGAGGAGTCAATGGTACTTTCTAAAAGAAACCAGACTATCTGGGAAGCAAAGAAGTGGTATGGACAAGCTTTCCACAACTAACCCTTCATGTACTACACCTTGCTGTGTTAAATGCCAAAAATGAAAAGTAGCAGAATTTATTAAAGGAAATTAATATTAGGGCTTGATTTatttaaacacatttaaatTAGACAAATCCAactctgttaataataaataaggaaaattttcaaaattctgCCTTTTTCCCCTTAACTGTTTTTTATGtcaatattttacatttctgaAAGGTTCAGAAAAAAGGTTCACTTATATTCTCCAGCAATTTCTTCCCATTTCCCTAGAAAGTACTGAGATTCAAGCCAGCCATGAGGGTTCAAACTTCTACACATTTTCATATGCAAACCAGCTTGTCCAATTTTCCATGGGACCCATAAAGGTAAGGGAGGGTGCTCAACTCTCTAGGAAGGCCATAACCACTCAAGAACAGTACAATTCAAATTTTCTATTTTGCTTAAAAAGACATAGTGGCTGGATAATGTTTTGAAATTCCTTACCTCAAGTTGTCACTAACAATGTCCATGTCAAAGTCCAGTTTTGCTTTCTCAATACTGCTTCCAGACTTCCAATATGTTCTTTTAGtagcttttttccccagccagCATCTAAAATGAAGAACAGTACTAGAGGACAGAGCAGTTAATGtggaagcagcagaaaacagACAGATGATTCCTCTGCCACAATGTTCAAGCTCTCCTGATGGGTGGCCACCAAGTGTTTCAGTCCCCAGtgaagccagaggtgcttggagcAATCTCTACTGTAGGTAGTCCCAGAGCAATGGTGAATAGCCCAGCCCTATTCTGACCAGTGATCAGGGACCATTTGTAGCCAGGAGCTTAAATTTCTTCCACAGTCATCTCATTCAGACATCAACAGATCTCTTAAATCCCAGTGTCCCACCATGGAATTCCGTAACAGCCTGTTGCTACTGACTGCTGCATATGTGAATTGTCTGCATCTGAAGCTGTGAGGTTCATTACCCCTGGGACTTTGCCCTGGAAGTGGGGGGCCTTAAATAACAGCTTGGACTTTTCAGCTATCAGATGGTACCTATATGTTTTCAGGGATACATAAGTATTAAAAAACGCTCTGTTGTCAAAGAGGCTTGTCCTAAGCTTtgccaaatatttttcatttcttacaAGGTAAGTTTTAAAAGCTTTGTTCATATGTGATGAAGTGCCATGAAAGTggggtttgaggtttttttgtaaaCCTGGGACCCAGGAACCCTTGTCAGCCAGCAGAGACAGCTGAAGGACCAAGTGCACTTTGCATAGATCCCCTGAATGGACACATTTGTGCCAGTCAGTGGGTGGCCATATCTTTCGGCATTACACTCAGTAAGGCACAGTTGCAttgtaaagaagaaaagatctCTGTTAATTTACATCACTTAAAACATAATACCAGGCTACCAGCTGGGAAGTACTAAAAGAGTTTGCAGAAATACTTGGTTTCCTTTAGTACTGCCTTCACATTACAGCTGTCTTTGCCCAGGCTGAAATCTCTTCATTGATATTTTTTATTGTAATTGTATCTATCAAAAATTTTGGCTGAACAGCAGTTTATAGGAAAGTATCTGTTTGCTTCTAAATTTTTTGTGTCATGAAaccaccagagaggcagaataaAAACAATCAGCTTTATGTCTAGCTGCTGTGGCAGTGTTTTGCTCTGTCAATACAATATATAGATTATTTTAGGAATAATCCAGTAGAAAGGGAGCAGCCATGCTGCTCATGCCTTTGTTCTGTCTTGTATGAATAGTTGCACAGCTAAATAGCTCCAAGCATATAAAAACAGTGAGAAGCTTAATTTGAATAAatgtttgaaataattttaaattctttcacAGCTCTTTGGGTTGAATTTATATACTGGTGTACTAATCCTGCTCAAAGGGTCAGCAGAAGATATTATAATCTGTATTGACAAAGCTGTTGAACAAACTCATTCTTCATTCAGCTTCACTGACTGGTGGATTTGCATTCGGAATGGGCTCTTCTAAAGAAAACTggctctttttattttataaagtgTTTCCTAGTAGTTTCTTCCATTGGACTTCAATTTTGTCTCTGTATCTGTTATCTATCCTAGTTCTCCCTGCCAGAATGGAGGAACATGTGTTGATGACAACGGTTTTGCACCTCATGCTTCCTGTCTGTGCCCTTCTGGTTTTGCTGGCAACTTCTGTGAAATTGATAGAGACGACTGTGAATCCAACCCATGTGAGAATGGAGGAACATGTACAGATGTTGGTGTGGGTTTCAGCTGTTCTTGTCTCCATGGCTATACAGgaaagctctgcagcagccgTGTCACATTCTGTGCAAGTGGCCCATGTGAGAATGGAGGGACTTGCCGTGAACATCCCCAGGGAGGGTTCGAGTGCGTCTGTAAACCAGAATTTGTTGGCGTGACCTGCAAACATCCCAGCAGAAACACAAGTCTCTCTGGAGTGAATATGGAGACAAAGCATGTGCAGAATTACAAGCCACCCTCAAAAGCTCACCACAGATCAGTGCATCAACAACAGGAAATCCTGAAAATAACAGTGAAAGAAACAATCCAAAATGCAGATCCCTTATTGAGTAGAAGCCAGGTGATATGTTTTGTTGTGCTGGGCTTGCTTACCTGTCTTGTTGTCTTGGGTACAACTgggattgtttttttttcaaaatgtgaaATGTGGCTTGCTAATGCCAAATATAGTCATCTCCTGCGCaagaaaaagaacttttttctGAAGTCTAACAATGGGGAAAACCTCTCAGTTAATATTATCTTCCCAGAGAAGATCAAATTGACTAATTACACTAAGAACTACACTGCCATCTAGGCCCTTGAAAGCCAAGCAGCATCTTGCAACTTTTCATAGCAATATGTAAAATTTGTTGCCTGTGGTTGGCCTCAGTATTTGTGGGTATATTTGCTGTAAATTGCATTGAGTGATAGTGAAGAAATGTAACGTTATCTGTCTTGCTAAGGATTTTTTCATTCCCCaaaataaaaggtaaaaaaaataaaattgattaAAGAGCAAGGAATGTTACTTTGATTCCTTTTCAAGGCAGCtattttttgtaaaataaaaaatgacttATCACTGGAACTGTACTGCAGCTTTCTTGTCTTGTGCATAGTTTATCTGGCAAGTACAGTATTTGCAAATTAGtaatgttttttttgtttttttaataaacaggaGTTAAGGGCTATACttgtttatttattcatttctaAACCTTATTCTACAGAAAAGTTTGCAGAAAGTGTCCATGCTGAATTCTTTTGCTATATCTGACAAAGGCTTTAGAGACTGCAACCAGCAGGAGCAAATTCACACTGATATCTCACCTATTCAGTCAGTGTTGCTATTTTTTACATGCTTATAAGAGAGATTCTATAGAATCTTAGAGGTCTTTGGGATATTAATTTCAGGTTAAAGGTCTCTTGCTTGAAATGCTGCATCTATAAATTGCTCttttaatctattttaaaaCGTTAAAAAGGTTTTCAGTGTCTTCCTTCTTAGAGACCTAGTAGAGATTTAAAGGATCAGATTCTGACTTTTCTATAAATACTCCTTAAAGAACTTTGCTGAGAGAAGTTTCCTTCATGACTGTGTCATGGGGAGAAATGAAAAGATGTCATGTGTCACCTGAAATAGGACAGCTGCTTTTAATTCTTcgcttctgctttttctgtcaCATTTCAAGGAGAGGACAAGGTTTTCAAGAATCAAAAGCAGCAGTGGCAAACAGGCAAAGAGTCATGAAAGCCATGAAAATGGcaggggcctgagggcattaagaagTCTTCATCTCCCTGAGGAGCCTCATCTGGGGCTGCCCCCAGGTCCATGCTGggtcagcccagtgctgttggTTCTGGTCTTAGCTGTGCTGTAGCCATGCTGGGCTccacctctgcctgcagctggtcGTTGGACAACCTACTGTGGGTAGCCCATCTGCTGAAAGGACCCTTTGGACCTGCACTCTAACCCTTTCTTTGGCCCTGTCTGCTTTtgctcctgcctggagcccATTGATGACCCCTGTACCTTGTTCTCCACTTGCTGTGTCTGGAACTGCCAATGGGCCCCATTtaccagcaccagctctggtGATGTGTTCAGCTTCTGTGAGCCTGTGCTGTTGGTGAGGCCATGGGTCTGTCCCACCCTGGGGTGTGACCCTCCTGGGTCTCCCAGCTTCCTTTCCTAAATAGCCAACCTGACACTGACTGTTTCttgtaagaaaaacaaacaaacaaggaaacctcaccaaaacaacaaaaccaatcaATTGCAACTGCAAGTGCCTAAAGGTGTCTTTAACTGCAGTTAtgtaacaatttttttccccagccaccCAAGGTAGGAATGATTAGCAGCTTCTTCTCAGCTCTCTCATAACTATGCTATTCCCAAATCCATTAACAGCtgctcaattaaaaaaaaaaaaaaaaaaaaaaaaaacagccttAAAGCACATACATGGCATTAtaggaggatttttttgttaaatctCTCTTAATTGCTATGAGTATATAGCAAGTCTGCTGTACTGCTGGTAATATTTGCACATATAGCATTACAATGTAGTGCTAAGAGGAAAAATGGTGTTCAGATACTACTGTGGAAAGTGTTGATTTCTAGATAACAGAGTGaaaattttaaaggaagaaGACTGTCCTTCTCAAAGCTCTTGTTGGCAAGACAAATATTCATCAAACCCAGCAACTTCCCAGCCAGTTGTAGTGAAGTTTGAAGGAGACTTAGAAACCCAGATGAATGTAAAACCAGGTAAGCAGAGTTGAATTTCAAGCCATGAAATGTGAGTCACAGGAGTTGACACACTTCTTTTAAACCAATGTGTTTTAAACATATAATTCAGTATTGTGCATTTTAATGTGATTAGAAATATGTTAGGGTCAATTTGGAGATAATCAGAAACATGCATAACTCCACTGGGTATTTTCCAGCTTTGATTCAAAACCAGTTACAACTTTAGATATCTGCTGGGAATCAGTGGTTAAATTCCTGAGTCGCCTgtacaccttccccccacctttgAGCAGAGGCTCCCCTATCCCTTAGAGCTTGGCCTGCTCCAGGACAGAACAAGACTTAAAGTAACAAAGCTTTGTATTTTAAACATACAAAATTTAGGAAATTATAATTCATATTTATAAATTGTCACCCTGTTTTTTGGCCATGGTGACCCAGTTGGCTGCTCCTCCATCACAGTGCATTTCTTCATATGCAGACAGAAGAGCATTTTTGAAGAAAAGGTCGTTTGCACAGCATGGAAAAAGAACAGATTTCAACTCCCAGTATCCCTCCTATCATGGGTGATGCCAATGAACAGTATAAAAGACTGCTA
Proteins encoded in this region:
- the DLK1 gene encoding protein delta homolog 1 yields the protein MGLRAAGILGCCCLLPLVLPAAPGVNCKAGCHPENGFCEFPSECRCQPGWQGALCNQCIPFPGCLHGSCAKPWQCICEEGWVGSLCDTDIHPCSAKPCTNNSTCIETGDGGYICLCAQGFTGKNCHLKKGPCIINGSPCQNGGTCVDDNGFAPHASCLCPSGFAGNFCEIDRDDCESNPCENGGTCTDVGVGFSCSCLHGYTGKLCSSRVTFCASGPCENGGTCREHPQGGFECVCKPEFVGVTCKHPSRNTSLSGVNMETKHVQNYKPPSKAHHRSVHQQQEILKITVKETIQNADPLLSRSQVICFVVLGLLTCLVVLGTTGIVFFSKCEMWLANAKYSHLLRKKKNFFLKSNNGENLSVNIIFPEKIKLTNYTKNYTAI